The genomic window TGGAAGGCCGTTCCACGACGGCCGGCGACCTGCGGCGGCTGCGGCATCGGTCGACGCAGGTCGAGTGCGAAGGCTCCCGGGTCCCGCGCGAGCGAGACCAGCTGGGAGGTCGACAGGTGCGCCGGCAGCTCGACGGACGCATCCTCCCCACGAGCTCGACGACGCCGCTCGCGCTCCTCGAGCAGGATCCGCAGCTGCTCGTCGAGCGGGTCCGACCCGAGGTCGACCCGGGTGTCGGCCTCCATCCGGTCCGCGGCCGCAGCGAGACGCGGGCGCTCGGGAGCCTGCTCCACGATGGGCCACATGACCCGGCGGGCGACCTCGAGCGCGGGGTTGCGCACGTCCTTGGTCTCGGGCATGTCGGCCCAGTCGAGTGTCTCGACGACGCCGGTGGCCCGGGCCTCGTCGAGGAATCGGGAGGCCAGCCGTGGCTGCTGCCCGGTCGCGCCCCACACCCATGAGCCCAGCAGCAGCTGGCTCCGTGCCCGCGTGCAGGCGACGTAGGCCAACCGTCGCTCCTCGAGCAGCCCGTGCTCGCCGCCTGCCGCGCGATAGCGCTTGAGCTCCTCCTGGAGGGGCTTGGTCTCCCCGAGCGAGAGGTCGAGGTGCGGCAGCCCTTCGCGGTCGCCGCGCAGGGGGTAGGGAACCCCGTCGAGACCGGAGATCCACCCCGACTCGTTGACCTGCCCGAGTGCCCACGCGCCTTCCTTGAAGGAGGACCGCGAGGCGTGTGCGGGGAAGACCCCTTCGGACAGGCCGGGGACGGCGACGACATCCCACTCGAGCCCCTTGGCCGCGTGGCAGGTCAGGATCTGCACGGCTTCCTTGGTGGGCTCGACGACCGGAGCCTCGAGGCCCCGCTCCTGCTCGACGGCGGCCTCGATCCAGTCGATGAAGCCACCGAGCGTGGGGCGGTCCGCACTGGCGGCGAACTGCGCCGCGACATCGGCGAAGGCGTCGAGGTGGGCACGTGCGGCGGCGGGTGACCAGCCCGGACGCGCGAGGACCTCGACGTCGACGCCCAGCTCCCGCTCGGCCTCACCGACGAGATCGGGCAGCGGCATGCCGGCGCCACGGCGCAGGCGGGAGACCATCGCGGCGATGTGCTGGAGCCGCTGCAGTGCGCCACCGGAGATCGACTGCCCGGACTCTCCCTGCCAACCCGGCTCGGGCAGCTGGTCCAGGGCATCGACGATCGTCACGACGTCGTCGGGTCCGAGCGGCACTCCTGAGTCGGTCCCTGCCCCGTCGGACTCGGCGGCGGCCTGCTTGCCGAGGTGCCTGGCCCACGCCCCGAACCCGTCCAGATCGGCCGGGCCGAGCAACCCCGGGGCCCCGGTGAGCAGCCGCATCAGCCGGTCACCACGTGCCGGGTCCTGCACGATGGTCAGCAGGGAGATGACGTCCGCGACCTCGGGCGTGAGCAGCAGTCCGCCGAGACCGACGACCTCGTGCGGGATGTTGCGCACCGCGAGCGCCTCTGCGATGAGGGTGAACTGGCTGCGCTTGCGGCACAGGATCGCCGCGCTACGGCGAGGGATGCCCCCGTCACCGGCGCCGCGACGGACCTGGATCCAGTCCGCGACCTGCTCGGCCTCGTCGTGTGCGGTCTCCGCCCGCAACGCCTGGACCTGCCCGCGGCCGGCCCCCGGTCGGGGACGCAAGGAGGTCACCGGGACCCCGCTCGTGGCGCCCAGGGGCCCGGCGACGACATTGGCGACCTCGAGGATCGTCTCGTCATTGCGCCAGCTCGTCGACAGGTGCCTGACCGGCGCCGGCGCTCCCGTCGTCGCGAAGAACCTCGGGAAGTTCTCCAGGGTCGTGGCGCTGGCGCCTCGCCACGCGTAGATCGACTGGTGCGGGTCGCCGACCGCGGTGACCGCGGCCGGCGACTGGTCGGCCGGGGCGAAGAGCTCGCGCATGAGCACCAGCTGGGCCTCCGAGGTGTCCTGGAACTCGTCGAGCAGCACGACCCGGAACCGGTCCCGCTCGGCCTGCCCGATGTCCGGGAAGCGCGCGGCCAGCGCGGCGGCGAGCGCCATCTGGTCGGCGAAGTCCATCACGGACCGCTCGCGCTTGACCTCGCGGTAGCGCTCGACGATCGGCAGGATGAGCTGCTGCTCGGCCATCGGGGTGAGGACCTTGCCGCGGTAGTCCTTGGTGAACTCCTTGTCCGATGCGGCGACGCCCTCGAGGTGGCCGAGCGTGCGCCGGGCGAAGTCCTCGATGTCCTGGGGCGTGCACAGGTGCTCGGCCATCTCACCGGCGAGCGAGATGATCGCGTTGGTCACCGTCGACTCGACCTTGTCGATGTCCTCCATGGGGCCGTCCCAGGCGAGGACCACCTCGTGGGCGAGCTGCCAGGTCGCGGCCTCGGAGAGCAGGCGGGAGTCCTTCTCGTAGCCGAGCCTCAGGGCGCCCTCGCGCACGAGACGACCGGCGTAGGAGTGGTAGGTCGAGATGGTCGGCGTGCCCCCGAGACCGTCGGCGTCGAGGCCCTGCGGGGGGGTCCACACCCCGGTCTGCTCCAGGGTCGCCAGACGCCGGACGACCCGCTCGGCGAGCTCGCCCGCGGCTTTGCGCGTGAAGGTCAGCCCGAGGACCTCCTCGGGCGCGACGAGATCGTTGGCCACGAGCCAGACGACACGGGCGGTCATGGTCTCGGTCTTGCCCGAGCCGGCACCCGCGACGACGAGCAGGGGCTCGAGCGGCGCCTCGATGATCTCGCGCTGCTCGGGCGTCGGGGGGTGCTCCTGCCCCAGCGCGCGCGCCAGCTCGACGGCTGAGATCTTCGGTGGCCGGGTCATCGCAACCGCCCCCCTTCGCCGTGGGCCGGGCAGGAGGAGCGAACCGGGCAGATCCGGCACCGCGCCTCCTCCGGCTGGGCGGCGAAGGTGGCCGCAGCCATCCCCTCGGCCGCCTGGGTGATCAGGTCGTGGAAGTGTCGCGGCTCGTCGGCGTCACTGATCGGCTCCTGCCCCTGCACGGCGTTCTTGTCGTTGCGGGCCTTGCCCAGGTGGACGAGGGCCGCACCGGCACCCCGGGTGCCGTACTCGCGGAAACCACCCTCGGCGATCGCCACCTGGTAGGCACCCAGCTGGGGGTGCTCGACCAGCTCCTTGGCCGTGGGCGCGGACGAACCGGTCTTGTAGTCGATGACCCGCACGCGCCCGTCGGCGTCCACCTCAAGGCGGTCGACGTTGCCCCGGAGCACGGCGCGACCCAGCTCGACGCGGAAGCTCTCCTCCGTCGCCACCGGTCGCCACCCCTCATCGGCTGCTCTCAGGTGGTACTGCGCCAGCCAGTGCGCCATCCTGCGGGCCCGCTCGAACTTCTGGTCCGTGACCCACCCGGGCGCCATGCCCAAGGACGGCCACCGCCGCTCG from Janibacter cremeus includes these protein-coding regions:
- a CDS encoding ATP-dependent DNA helicase, producing MPDLPGSLLLPGPRRRGAVAMTRPPKISAVELARALGQEHPPTPEQREIIEAPLEPLLVVAGAGSGKTETMTARVVWLVANDLVAPEEVLGLTFTRKAAGELAERVVRRLATLEQTGVWTPPQGLDADGLGGTPTISTYHSYAGRLVREGALRLGYEKDSRLLSEAATWQLAHEVVLAWDGPMEDIDKVESTVTNAIISLAGEMAEHLCTPQDIEDFARRTLGHLEGVAASDKEFTKDYRGKVLTPMAEQQLILPIVERYREVKRERSVMDFADQMALAAALAARFPDIGQAERDRFRVVLLDEFQDTSEAQLVLMRELFAPADQSPAAVTAVGDPHQSIYAWRGASATTLENFPRFFATTGAPAPVRHLSTSWRNDETILEVANVVAGPLGATSGVPVTSLRPRPGAGRGQVQALRAETAHDEAEQVADWIQVRRGAGDGGIPRRSAAILCRKRSQFTLIAEALAVRNIPHEVVGLGGLLLTPEVADVISLLTIVQDPARGDRLMRLLTGAPGLLGPADLDGFGAWARHLGKQAAAESDGAGTDSGVPLGPDDVVTIVDALDQLPEPGWQGESGQSISGGALQRLQHIAAMVSRLRRGAGMPLPDLVGEAERELGVDVEVLARPGWSPAAARAHLDAFADVAAQFAASADRPTLGGFIDWIEAAVEQERGLEAPVVEPTKEAVQILTCHAAKGLEWDVVAVPGLSEGVFPAHASRSSFKEGAWALGQVNESGWISGLDGVPYPLRGDREGLPHLDLSLGETKPLQEELKRYRAAGGEHGLLEERRLAYVACTRARSQLLLGSWVWGATGQQPRLASRFLDEARATGVVETLDWADMPETKDVRNPALEVARRVMWPIVEQAPERPRLAAAADRMEADTRVDLGSDPLDEQLRILLEERERRRRARGEDASVELPAHLSTSQLVSLARDPGAFALDLRRPMPQPPQVAGRRGTAFHAWVEEHYARAGLVDILEMPGSADEDLGDDDLAGMQAHFLASEWAERVPLDVELSLETIIGGHAIRGRVDAVFADEDGGVTVVDWKTGRPPTGQESAVRAVQLSAYRIAYARWRGIDPGRVHGAFFHAATGETTRPAMLDEDAIAQLLGTAVASA